The genomic segment CGGCGCGGTGGATTTCGCCGCCGCGCTGCAGGGGCCGAGCGCGGCCCACCCGTTTGGCACCAACGACCTGGGGCAGGATGTGCTGGCGCGCATCCTGTGGGGCGGGCGGATCTCGATCGCGGTGGGCCTAGTGGCCATGCTGGTGAACATTGGCCTGGGCACGCTGGTAGGCGCGCTGGCGGGCTACTTCGGCGGCTGGGTAGACAGCGCGCTGATGCGACTGACCGACGTGTTCCTCTCGCTGCCGCAGCTGCCCCTGCTGCTGCTGATCATCTACCTGTTCCGCGAGCCGGTGACGGCGGCGCTGGGGCCGGTGGGCGGCATCTTCGCGCTGATCGTGCTGGTGATCGGTGGGCTAAACTGGATGCCGGTGGCGCGGCTGGTGCGGGTGAGCTTCCTGACGCTGCGCGAGGCCGAGTTTGTGACGGCGGCGCACGCGCTGGGCATCCCGCCTGGGCGGATCATCGTGCGGCACCTGCTGCCCAACACGCTCGGCCCGGTGATCGTGGCGGCCACGCTGGCGGTCGGCTCGGCCATCCTGTCCGAGTCGACGCTCAGCTTCCTGGGCCTAGGATTCCCGCCCGACACACCGACGTGGGGCCGCATGCTCTACGAGTCGCAGAACTTTATCGAGTTTGCGCCCTTTATGGTGCTGTTTCCGGGCCTGTGCATCTTTCTGTCGGTGCTGAGCATCAACTATATCGGCGACGGCCTGCGCGACGCGCTCGACCCGCAGCAGCGGCGGTCGTAGCCTGCCCCTTTTTCAGGCTTTTTCATACTTGACAAAGTTGATCAAGCATATTAATATCACCTCACTCACCTTCTGTCGGTAGATACTCATTCAGAAGCGACGTGCCAAACCCTACGCGCCGCCCACCCTTTCAGCATACCCTACAGCACACCGGAGAGGAGAAGGATATGACGGTTGTCGCACGTGTGACCGCTGGCCCCGAGGACATCCGCAGCGCCGACGCGGTGCAGCTGATCGCCGAGCTAAGCGCCGAGCTGGCCGCGCTCTACGAGACCAGCGACGGCAGCGCCGGGTTCAAGCCAGCGGATGTGGAGGTGCCGCGCGCCGCCTTTGTGGTGGCCAGAATCGACGGCAGGCCGGTGGGCTGCGGCGCGCTGCGCCCGCTGGATGCCGACACCGGCGAGATCAAGCGCATGTACACCCGCGCCGACGCCCGCCGCCAGGGCGTGGCCCAGGCCATCCTCAGCGAGCTTGAGCGGCTGGCCGCCGAGTTCGGCTACCGCAGCCTGAAGCTGCAGACCGGCCCGCGCCAGCCCGAGGCGGCGGCGCTCTACGAGCGGGTCGGCTACCGCCGCATCCCGCGCTTCAGCGGCGACTGGGAGCTGGTGCTGGCATATCAGAAGGATCTTCCAAGCGCGCAGGAACACGCGCGAGAGAACGGGCGGTAGTCCATGCGATTTGCCCTGTTCAGCCTGGTGATGAACATCCCCAACCCGATCACCGGCGAGACGCTGACCACCCAGCAGAAGTTCCAGACCATCCTCAAGCAGGCCGTGCTGGCCGAGGAGCTTGGCTTCGACGCCTATGGCGTAGGCGAACGCCACGGCCCGCCGTTCCTCTCATCCGCCCCGCCGGTGATCCTGGCCGCGATCGCGGGGCGTACCGCCCGCATCCGCCTGCTCACCACCGTCACCGTGCTGAGCGTGCTCGACCCGGTGCGCGTGGCCGAGGACTACGCCACGCTCGACCATCTGTCGGGCGGGCGGCTGGAGATCATCATCGGCAAGGGCAACGACCCGCGCCACTACCCGCTGTTCGGCATCGCCGAGGAGGAGCAGTGGGAGTCGCTGGCCGAGCGCTACGCGCTGCTGCGGCGGCTATGGGATGAAGAACATGTGACCTGGGAGGGCCGCTACCGCCCGCCGTTGCACGACGTGACCGTGATGCCCCGGCCCTTCCAGAAGCGCATCCCGGTGTGGCACGGCAGCGCATCCAGCACGCTCTCCACCGATCTGGCGGCAAAATACGGCGAGCCGATCTTCTCGGCCAACGCCTTCCACCACCTCAGCAAGTACCAGGCGCTGATCGACCACTACCGCGAGCGCTGGGCGGCCTACGGGCGCGATCCCAACGATGCGGTGGTCGGCTCGGGGGCGGGCAGCCTGTACCTCGCGCGAACCGATGAGGAGGCCGTGCGCCGCTTCACGCCCTACTACAACGCCTATATGGCCACGGCCTCGGCCCAGCACAACAGGCCGCCGTTCAAAGATCTGCACGACAACATCGAGAACGGGCCGGTGCTGGTGGGCAGCCCCGACCGCGTGATCGAGAAGATCTTGCGCTACCACGAGGCGTTTGGCAACCAAGTGCTGAGCATCAGCGTGGATGGCCTGACCGAGGCCGAGCAGCGCGAGCAGCTGCACATCTTCGCCAGCGAGGTCATCCCCGTGCTGCGGCGCGAGATCCCCAGCGCGATCTGGCAGGGGCCGAGCGAGCGACACCCACACGAGCATGGGCCGGTCTCCTATAGCCTTGACGGAATCCCAGGACTGCCATGAGCATCGCCACAGCCAACATCCTCACCCAACTTGAAAGCTACCAAGAGCGCTACACCGCGCTGCGCCGCCGCCTGCACGCCACGCCCGAGACCGCCTACGAGGAGCACCGCACCGCCGAGCTGGTGGCGCAGGAGCTAGAATCATATGGGCTGGCAGTCTATCGCGGCATCGGGCGCACCGGCGTGGTGGGCGTGCTCTCGAACAGGGCCAGCCAGCGCGCGGTGGGCCTGCGCGCCGACATGGACGCGCTCAACATCAGCGAGGAGAACGAGCTGCCCTACCGCTCGGAGGTGCCCGGCAAAATGCACGCCTGCGGCCACGATGGACACACCGCCATGCTGCTGCTGGCGGCCCGCCACCTAAGCGAGACGAGGGCCTTCGCGGGTACGGTGGTGTTCATCTTCCAGCCCGCCGAGGAGGGCGGCGCGGGCGCGCGGCGCATGATCCGCGACGGCCTGTTCGAGCGCTTCCCGGTGGATGCGGTGTACGGCATGCACAACATCCCAGGGATCGAGGCCGGGCACTTCGCGGTGATGCCGGGGCCGATGATGGCCGCCGCCGACTACTTCGAGCTGCACATCCAGGCCGAGGGTGCGCACGCCGCCCTGCCGCACCGCACCGCCGACCCCATCCTGGCGGGCAGCGCGCTGGTGCTGGCCCTGCAGTCGCTGGTCAGCCGCAGCATCGACCCGCTCGACCCGGCGGTGCTGTCGGTGACACAGTTCCACGGCGGCGAGGCGTCCAACGCCATCCCCGCCAGCGCGGTGCTGAAGGGCACGGCCCGCAGCTACAGCCCCGAGGCCCGCGCCGCCCTGATCGAGGGCATCCGGCGCGTGGCCGCAGGCACGGCGGCCAGCTACGGCCTGGCCATCGATGTGCGCCACCAGCCGGGCTACCCGCCCACCATCAACAGCCACGCCGAGACCATCTTCGCCTACCACACGCTGGAGGAACTGGTGGGACAGGAGCGCGTGCGCGCCGACCTGAGGCCGCTGATGACCGCCGAGGACTTCGCCTACATGCTCCAGGCCCGGCCTGGGGCCTACATCTGGATCGGCAACGGCCCCAGCCAGGGCCTGCACACGCCGCGCTACGACTTCAACGACGACATCCTCACCACCGGCGCGGCGGCCTGGGTGCGGCTGGCCGAGGAGTCGCTGCCGCAGCGATAAGGAGTTCTGCCCATGAGCCCACGCAGCAATCAGCTCATCCTGAGCGCGTCTATCGCAGGTTTTGGCCACCACCCCGGCGCGCCGCGCGGCAATCCGCAGCGCCTCACCGACATCGCCCACTACCGGCGGCTGGTGCAGGCAGCCGAGCGCGGCCTGCTCGACTTCGTGCTGCTGCACGACGAGCGGTCGGTGCCTATCGACCGCTCCGCAGGGCATCTGGATGCGATTACGGTGCTCGCGCGGCTGGCCCCCGAGACACGCCACGTGGGGCTGGCCGCCAGCAAACCCACCACCTACACCGAGCCATTCCACGTCTCGCGCGAGCTAGCCACGCTCGATTTTGTCAGCGGCGGGCGGGCCGCGTGGAACGCCACCACCAGCGCCCGCGACGACGAGGCCCAGAACTTTGGCGAGGCACACGCCCGCCCCGCCGAGCAGCGCCGCGAGCAGGCCGAGGAGTTTATCGCGGTGAGCCGCAAGCTGTGGGACAGCTGGGAGGACGACGCGGTGATCGCCGACCGCGAGCGCGGCATCTACCTCGACCCCAGCAAGCTGCACCACATCGACCACGCGGGCAAGCACTACCAGGTGCGCGGTCCGCAGATCACCTACCGCCCGCCGCAGGGCCACGTGGTGGTGGTGCAGACCGACCAGGGCGACGCGGGCGAGCCGCTCGACGCAACCGTGGCCGATGTGCTCATCCTGCACGACGAGCGGCTGGAGGACGCCCAGCGGGCCTACGCCCACCACCACGGCGAGGCCGCCGCCGCCCAGCACGAGGTGCGGGTGCTCCAAAGCATCCTGCCCGTCCTGGGCGAGAGCGAGGCCGAGGCCCAGGCCCGCGCCGCCGCGCTCGACGCCGCCAGCCCGCGCGGCGCGGCGCAGCCCCGCGCCCTGCGGCTGGTCGGCACGCCCGCCCAGGTGGCCGAGCGCCTGGCCGAGTGGTTCGCGGCGGGCGCAGCCGATGGCTTCCACCTGCTGCCCGACGTGCTTCCCGATGGGCTGGATGAGCTGGTGCGCACGCTGGTGCCCGAGCTGCAGCGGCGCGGCCTGTTCCGCAGCGCCTACCAGGGGCGCACGCTGCGCGAGCACCTGGGCCTCGCCCGCCCGATCAGCCAGTACGCCGCCGTCTAGACCCGTAGCGATCAGGAGGTTTCTATGAGCGCGAAAAAGCAGATCCACGTCGGCGTATTTCTCCAAGGTGTCGGCCACAGCATCGCCTGGCGGCACCCCGACCACGCCTCGTTCACCGAGTTCGAGACCTACGTGCGCTTCGCCCAGACCGCCGAGCGCGGCCTGCTGGACCTGATCTTCTTCGGCGAGGGCCTGGTGGTGCGCGAGCACCGTGGGCAGTTCTTCGGCCCGATTGTCAACGGGCGGCCCGATAGCCTGGCCCTGCTGCCCGCGCTGGCCGCCGTCACCCAGCACATTGGCCTCACCGCCACGATCTCCTCCACCTACAATCAGCCCTACGAGCTGGCCCGCCAGCTGGCCTCCATCGACCATGTGAGCGGGGGGCGCGCGGCATGGAACGTGGTCACCACCTTCAGCAACTCGGTGGCCAAAGACTCCGGCGGCGATCAGGTGGCCTACAACTTCAGCCGCACCAAGCACCTGGAGCACGCGACCCGCTACGACCGCGCCCGCGAGTTCGTGGCGCTGATCAAGCAGCTCTGGGACAGCTGGGAGGATGACGCCATCGGCCAGGGGCAGGTCGACCCGTCCAAGATCCACGAGCTGGATCACCACGGCGCGTGGCTGTCGGTGCGCGGCCCGCTCGATGTGCCGCGCTCGCCGCAGGGCCACCCCGTGATCGTGCAGGCCGGGCAGTCCGAGGATGGGCGCGACCTCGCGGCCCGCATCGCCGATGTCATCTTCAGCCCGCACCGCTCGATTGATGATGCCAAGAGCTTCTACGCCGACCTGCGGGCGCGGCTGGTGCAGCATGGGCGCTCGCCCGACGAGATCCGCGTGCTGCCGGGGCTGGCCGTCATCACCGCGCCCACCGAGGCCGAGGCCCGCGAGAAGGCCGAGCACTACCGCGAGCTGCTGCTCAGCGACGACATCGTGCGCTACCTGCTGGGCGAGCAGAGCGGCCTCGACTTCTCGCAGGTCGATCTGGATGCGCCCTTCCCCGCGCTCGACCCGAGCCACCCCGACGCCAATGGCCCGCTGATCGAGAAGTGGCTGGCCCAGGCCAAGGAGCAGAGCCTAACCGCCCGCCAGGTGGCCGACCTGATCACGCCGCGCGCGCCGGTGGTGGGCACGCCCGCCCAGGTGGCCGACCACTTCGAGCGGTGGGTCGACGAGGGCGCGAGCGATGGCTTCCTGCTCTCGCCCACGCTCTTCCCGGGCGACCTAGATGACTTCGTCAGCCTAGTGGTGCCCGAGCTGCAGGCGCGCGGGCGCTACCGCACCGCCTACACCGGCAGCACGCTGCGCGAGCACCTGGGCGTCGCGCGGCCCGCCACGCCGTGGCTCGCCAGCGCCCTGGCC from the Chloroflexia bacterium SDU3-3 genome contains:
- a CDS encoding ABC transporter permease, with translation MSLSPTNQAAHGEAPRRALAGSVRRGGERAARRPRTLWGDVWRQFRRRRLALLGVVVFGLIVLGVALGPLVYATPYGAVDFAAALQGPSAAHPFGTNDLGQDVLARILWGGRISIAVGLVAMLVNIGLGTLVGALAGYFGGWVDSALMRLTDVFLSLPQLPLLLLIIYLFREPVTAALGPVGGIFALIVLVIGGLNWMPVARLVRVSFLTLREAEFVTAAHALGIPPGRIIVRHLLPNTLGPVIVAATLAVGSAILSESTLSFLGLGFPPDTPTWGRMLYESQNFIEFAPFMVLFPGLCIFLSVLSINYIGDGLRDALDPQQRRS
- a CDS encoding GNAT family N-acetyltransferase, translating into MTVVARVTAGPEDIRSADAVQLIAELSAELAALYETSDGSAGFKPADVEVPRAAFVVARIDGRPVGCGALRPLDADTGEIKRMYTRADARRQGVAQAILSELERLAAEFGYRSLKLQTGPRQPEAAALYERVGYRRIPRFSGDWELVLAYQKDLPSAQEHARENGR
- a CDS encoding LLM class flavin-dependent oxidoreductase; this encodes MRFALFSLVMNIPNPITGETLTTQQKFQTILKQAVLAEELGFDAYGVGERHGPPFLSSAPPVILAAIAGRTARIRLLTTVTVLSVLDPVRVAEDYATLDHLSGGRLEIIIGKGNDPRHYPLFGIAEEEQWESLAERYALLRRLWDEEHVTWEGRYRPPLHDVTVMPRPFQKRIPVWHGSASSTLSTDLAAKYGEPIFSANAFHHLSKYQALIDHYRERWAAYGRDPNDAVVGSGAGSLYLARTDEEAVRRFTPYYNAYMATASAQHNRPPFKDLHDNIENGPVLVGSPDRVIEKILRYHEAFGNQVLSISVDGLTEAEQREQLHIFASEVIPVLRREIPSAIWQGPSERHPHEHGPVSYSLDGIPGLP
- a CDS encoding amidohydrolase, whose amino-acid sequence is MSIATANILTQLESYQERYTALRRRLHATPETAYEEHRTAELVAQELESYGLAVYRGIGRTGVVGVLSNRASQRAVGLRADMDALNISEENELPYRSEVPGKMHACGHDGHTAMLLLAARHLSETRAFAGTVVFIFQPAEEGGAGARRMIRDGLFERFPVDAVYGMHNIPGIEAGHFAVMPGPMMAAADYFELHIQAEGAHAALPHRTADPILAGSALVLALQSLVSRSIDPLDPAVLSVTQFHGGEASNAIPASAVLKGTARSYSPEARAALIEGIRRVAAGTAASYGLAIDVRHQPGYPPTINSHAETIFAYHTLEELVGQERVRADLRPLMTAEDFAYMLQARPGAYIWIGNGPSQGLHTPRYDFNDDILTTGAAAWVRLAEESLPQR
- a CDS encoding LLM class flavin-dependent oxidoreductase, with product MSPRSNQLILSASIAGFGHHPGAPRGNPQRLTDIAHYRRLVQAAERGLLDFVLLHDERSVPIDRSAGHLDAITVLARLAPETRHVGLAASKPTTYTEPFHVSRELATLDFVSGGRAAWNATTSARDDEAQNFGEAHARPAEQRREQAEEFIAVSRKLWDSWEDDAVIADRERGIYLDPSKLHHIDHAGKHYQVRGPQITYRPPQGHVVVVQTDQGDAGEPLDATVADVLILHDERLEDAQRAYAHHHGEAAAAQHEVRVLQSILPVLGESEAEAQARAAALDAASPRGAAQPRALRLVGTPAQVAERLAEWFAAGAADGFHLLPDVLPDGLDELVRTLVPELQRRGLFRSAYQGRTLREHLGLARPISQYAAV
- a CDS encoding NtaA/DmoA family FMN-dependent monooxygenase (This protein belongs to a clade of FMN-dependent monooxygenases, within a broader family of flavin-dependent oxidoreductases, the luciferase-like monooxygenase (LMM) family, some of whose members use coenzyme F420 rather than FMN.) translates to MSAKKQIHVGVFLQGVGHSIAWRHPDHASFTEFETYVRFAQTAERGLLDLIFFGEGLVVREHRGQFFGPIVNGRPDSLALLPALAAVTQHIGLTATISSTYNQPYELARQLASIDHVSGGRAAWNVVTTFSNSVAKDSGGDQVAYNFSRTKHLEHATRYDRAREFVALIKQLWDSWEDDAIGQGQVDPSKIHELDHHGAWLSVRGPLDVPRSPQGHPVIVQAGQSEDGRDLAARIADVIFSPHRSIDDAKSFYADLRARLVQHGRSPDEIRVLPGLAVITAPTEAEAREKAEHYRELLLSDDIVRYLLGEQSGLDFSQVDLDAPFPALDPSHPDANGPLIEKWLAQAKEQSLTARQVADLITPRAPVVGTPAQVADHFERWVDEGASDGFLLSPTLFPGDLDDFVSLVVPELQARGRYRTAYTGSTLREHLGVARPATPWLASALAK